A genomic segment from uncultured Alistipes sp. encodes:
- a CDS encoding DUF4861 family protein, giving the protein MRRFSLLLLLLCLTGGDLAARSLKTRYRVTTAGNRTSCPVVLRDVPTWARSVRVLAEGAEIPSQLDRPLGEAAFVADICGSRDFEVVYSSKPAEPRFPNRVHAQMWLKNPDKTLRAADTVSSTKDDMYHKLHHHGPAFESEYAAYRIYFDKKQTIDTYGKKLPRLELAGTMWYPSDAQMAADYGYDNLRVFGSVGVGALKGWDAEKRKMTHITDFARREARILAKGPVRTVVEMRVEGWRYGGREIAMTSRYILYAGHSDVRVENRIEGDFSGLLFTTGVMKMAENEVRRTETAIAAVGCDFPENDTLKWERERVGLSIAVPADRIVSRIDDRTSYLFQLAPDAEGRIDYVFDMWWRRSSWLKEIPDGEFPERMLERLDAEAPEAEVRRLK; this is encoded by the coding sequence ATGAGACGCTTTTCCCTGCTTTTGCTGCTTTTGTGCCTGACGGGCGGTGATCTGGCCGCCCGGAGCCTGAAAACCCGCTACCGGGTGACGACGGCCGGAAACAGAACCTCCTGCCCGGTTGTTCTGCGCGATGTTCCGACGTGGGCCCGGAGTGTTCGGGTGCTGGCGGAGGGTGCCGAGATTCCGTCGCAGCTCGACCGGCCGCTGGGAGAGGCGGCTTTTGTGGCCGACATTTGCGGCAGCCGGGATTTCGAGGTTGTCTACTCGTCGAAACCGGCGGAGCCGCGCTTTCCGAACCGGGTCCACGCGCAGATGTGGCTGAAAAATCCGGACAAGACGTTGCGGGCGGCGGATACGGTCTCCTCGACGAAGGACGACATGTACCATAAGCTGCACCACCACGGCCCGGCCTTCGAGTCGGAGTATGCGGCCTACCGGATCTACTTCGACAAGAAACAGACGATCGACACCTACGGCAAGAAACTCCCGCGTCTGGAGCTTGCCGGGACGATGTGGTATCCGAGCGATGCACAGATGGCCGCCGATTATGGTTACGACAACCTGCGGGTCTTCGGTTCGGTGGGCGTGGGGGCGCTCAAGGGCTGGGATGCCGAAAAGCGGAAGATGACCCACATCACGGACTTTGCCCGGCGGGAGGCCCGGATCCTGGCGAAGGGACCCGTGCGTACGGTGGTGGAGATGCGGGTCGAGGGCTGGCGCTACGGCGGCCGTGAGATTGCGATGACATCGCGCTACATCCTCTATGCGGGCCACAGCGACGTTCGGGTCGAGAACCGCATCGAGGGGGACTTTTCGGGCCTGCTCTTCACAACCGGGGTGATGAAGATGGCCGAAAACGAGGTGCGCCGCACGGAGACGGCGATTGCGGCCGTGGGTTGCGACTTCCCGGAGAACGACACGCTGAAGTGGGAGCGCGAACGGGTCGGACTGTCGATCGCCGTTCCGGCGGATCGGATCGTCTCGCGCATCGACGACCGGACGAGCTACCTGTTTCAGCTGGCGCCCGACGCCGAGGGGCGTATCGACTACGTGTTCGACATGTGGTGGCGGCGGAGTTCGTGGCTGAAGGAGATCCCCGACGGCGAGTTCCCCGAACGGATGCTGGAACGCCTCGACGCGGAGGCCCCGGAGGCGGAAGTGCGGCGTTTGAAATAG
- a CDS encoding glycoside hydrolase family 28 protein: MKRPLLKNLKRVMAGMAVLLLTVSCFGSSASDSGMGALPSWMPALSDPAIPSRTVSVADFGGRGDGHTLNTEAFAAAIASLTEQGGGRVTVPAGVWYTGPIVLKDRIELHLERNAVVVFSDDKSLYPLVETTFEGLDTYRCQSPISARGAKEIAITGEGVIDGNGDAWRAVKRDKLTGREWQAKVKSGGVLSDDGRTWYPSESYKFGATTGADQNVSTWAETREDFERMRDFLRPVMVSIHHCENVLLEGVTFQNSPCWNIHPAMCRNLIVRDITVRCPDYAQNSDGIDIESCKNVVLTGSRFDVGDDGICIKSGKDQAGRDRGIPCENIYVDNCAVFHGHGGFVVGSEMSGGVRNVLVSNCVFSGTDVGLRFKSTRGRGGVVEHIRIENIAMSNIVQEPLLFDLFYGGKSASEVHAEGASTAASTDLPALPVDETTPAFRDIHIENVWCRGARRAMFFNGLPEMNVERVTVANTHIYAQTGAQINESTDVVLRNVEIVPEEGPALQLNNVRNLTAESFTCPAGLPTALTVTGSRNRAVKLHAEGITAANSRLSDGSEPEVTIE; encoded by the coding sequence ATGAAACGACCTCTTCTGAAGAACCTGAAACGAGTCATGGCCGGAATGGCGGTTCTGTTGTTGACCGTCTCATGTTTCGGCTCTTCGGCCTCCGATTCCGGAATGGGGGCCCTTCCCTCCTGGATGCCGGCGTTGTCGGACCCGGCGATCCCCTCACGCACGGTGAGTGTCGCCGACTTTGGCGGCCGCGGTGACGGCCACACGCTCAATACCGAAGCCTTTGCTGCGGCGATTGCCTCGCTTACGGAGCAGGGCGGGGGCCGTGTGACGGTTCCTGCGGGCGTCTGGTATACGGGCCCGATCGTGCTGAAGGACCGGATCGAGCTGCACCTCGAACGGAATGCCGTGGTGGTTTTCAGCGACGACAAGTCGCTTTACCCGCTTGTCGAGACGACCTTCGAGGGTCTCGACACCTACCGCTGCCAGTCTCCGATCTCGGCGCGGGGGGCGAAGGAGATCGCCATTACGGGCGAGGGGGTGATCGACGGCAACGGCGATGCCTGGCGGGCCGTGAAGCGCGACAAGCTCACGGGCCGCGAATGGCAGGCGAAGGTGAAGAGCGGCGGGGTCCTCTCCGACGACGGGCGGACGTGGTATCCTTCGGAGAGTTACAAGTTCGGTGCCACGACGGGCGCCGACCAGAATGTCTCGACGTGGGCGGAGACGCGCGAGGATTTCGAGCGGATGCGAGATTTCCTGCGTCCGGTGATGGTTTCGATCCACCACTGCGAGAACGTGCTGCTCGAAGGGGTTACGTTCCAGAATTCGCCCTGCTGGAACATCCACCCGGCGATGTGCCGGAACCTGATCGTTCGGGACATCACGGTCCGCTGCCCGGATTACGCGCAGAACAGCGACGGCATCGACATCGAGTCATGTAAGAACGTGGTGCTGACGGGCTCGCGTTTCGACGTGGGCGACGACGGCATCTGCATCAAGAGCGGCAAGGACCAGGCGGGGCGCGACCGGGGGATTCCGTGTGAGAACATCTATGTGGACAACTGTGCCGTCTTCCACGGCCACGGCGGGTTCGTCGTGGGGAGCGAGATGTCGGGCGGTGTGCGGAACGTACTGGTTTCCAATTGTGTATTTTCGGGTACGGACGTGGGTCTTCGCTTCAAGTCGACGCGGGGCCGCGGGGGAGTTGTCGAGCATATCCGGATCGAAAACATCGCGATGAGCAACATCGTCCAGGAGCCCCTGCTTTTCGACCTGTTCTACGGCGGGAAATCGGCTTCGGAAGTCCATGCCGAGGGCGCGTCGACAGCTGCGTCGACGGATCTTCCGGCCCTTCCGGTGGACGAGACGACCCCGGCCTTCCGGGATATCCATATCGAAAATGTCTGGTGCCGGGGCGCGCGCCGTGCGATGTTCTTCAACGGGCTTCCGGAGATGAACGTCGAGCGGGTCACGGTGGCGAATACGCACATCTACGCGCAGACGGGCGCCCAGATCAACGAATCGACGGACGTCGTGCTCCGGAACGTGGAGATCGTGCCGGAGGAGGGCCCGGCGCTGCAGCTCAACAACGTGAGGAACCTCACGGCGGAGTCGTTCACCTGCCCGGCGGGGCTTCCGACGGCCTTGACGGTGACGGGCAGCCGGAACCGGGCCGTCAAGCTCCATGCGGAGGGGATCACGGCGGCGAACAGCCGCCTGTCGGACGGTTCGGAGCCGGAGGTCACGATCGAATAA
- a CDS encoding pectate lyase, translating to MNASSKRTLLSALALMAFLSCSSDTTSDDSTDNGTGGETPGTGTPSVVDFGLPLANEDDGVVRAFPGAEGGGMYTTGGRGGKVYHVTKLTDDGSEGTLRHAVGQSGARTIVFDVAGTIALSKELEIKKGDLTIAGQTAPGDGICLRDFPVTIKADNVIIRYLRFRLGDANVSDGDDTIWGRYQQNIILDHCSMSWCVDECASFYANRNFTMQWCLLGESLHNSGHTKGSHGYGGIWGGAPASFHHNLLAHHDSRNPRFDEPNAYDFTGLISGVSGTNTGASGFSNDDRMIDFRNNVVYNFCNYPAYGGEGARINFVGNYYKWGPASVNGLGKTISTSGKEGTDTGHRREYFYQVDCAYTTGGVTYDAGPTQVYYRDNTLDTSVSDASKGAAVTADNSLGFTTKNASKSGLGDAGYPTTPFAIAADGRSCRVTEHAAAEALELTLLYAGASLSRDAVDKRLADDVKNGKANVMEGSNGSKNGVIDRPSDTTTASQAFGEVASDGYPVLTATDEEIARASTDSDGDGIPDYYEELFGLDKDNPADGKTKTLDPKGLYTNLEVYLHYLVRDITAAQVKNGTYTELK from the coding sequence ATGAATGCATCATCGAAGCGAACGCTTCTTTCGGCGCTGGCGCTCATGGCCTTTTTGAGTTGCAGCAGCGATACGACATCGGACGATTCGACGGACAACGGCACCGGCGGCGAGACTCCGGGTACGGGCACTCCGTCGGTGGTGGACTTCGGGCTTCCGCTGGCCAACGAGGACGACGGCGTGGTGCGGGCCTTCCCGGGGGCCGAGGGAGGCGGCATGTACACGACGGGCGGCCGTGGCGGCAAGGTCTATCATGTGACGAAACTCACGGATGACGGCTCTGAGGGCACGCTGCGCCATGCGGTCGGGCAGTCGGGCGCGCGGACGATCGTCTTTGACGTGGCGGGAACCATCGCGTTGAGCAAGGAGTTGGAGATCAAGAAGGGCGACCTGACGATCGCCGGGCAGACGGCTCCGGGCGACGGCATTTGCCTGCGTGACTTCCCCGTCACGATCAAGGCCGACAACGTGATCATCCGCTACCTGCGCTTCCGGCTCGGGGATGCGAACGTGAGCGACGGCGACGATACGATCTGGGGCCGTTACCAGCAGAATATCATCCTCGACCACTGCTCGATGTCGTGGTGTGTCGACGAATGCGCGTCGTTCTATGCGAACCGGAACTTTACGATGCAGTGGTGCCTGCTGGGGGAGAGCCTCCACAATTCGGGCCACACGAAGGGTTCGCACGGCTATGGCGGCATCTGGGGCGGGGCTCCGGCGTCGTTCCACCACAACCTGCTGGCGCACCACGACTCGCGCAACCCGCGTTTCGACGAACCGAACGCCTATGACTTTACGGGCCTCATCAGCGGGGTCAGCGGGACGAATACGGGCGCGAGCGGCTTCTCGAACGACGATCGGATGATCGACTTCCGCAACAACGTGGTCTATAACTTCTGCAACTACCCGGCCTACGGCGGCGAGGGTGCCCGCATCAACTTCGTGGGCAACTACTACAAGTGGGGTCCGGCCTCGGTCAACGGCCTCGGGAAGACGATCAGTACGAGCGGCAAGGAGGGAACCGATACGGGCCACCGCCGCGAGTATTTCTACCAGGTGGACTGCGCCTATACGACGGGCGGCGTGACCTACGATGCGGGCCCGACGCAGGTCTACTACCGGGACAATACGCTCGACACGTCGGTGTCGGATGCCTCGAAGGGTGCGGCCGTGACGGCGGACAACTCGCTGGGCTTCACGACGAAGAACGCCTCGAAGAGCGGACTGGGCGATGCGGGATACCCGACGACGCCGTTTGCCATTGCGGCTGACGGACGCAGTTGCCGCGTGACGGAACATGCGGCAGCCGAGGCCCTCGAACTGACGCTGCTCTATGCGGGGGCCTCGTTGAGCCGTGACGCCGTGGACAAGCGTCTGGCCGATGACGTGAAGAACGGCAAGGCGAACGTGATGGAGGGCTCGAACGGCAGCAAGAACGGCGTGATCGACCGCCCGTCGGATACGACGACCGCCTCGCAGGCCTTCGGAGAGGTGGCTTCGGACGGTTATCCGGTGCTGACGGCGACCGACGAGGAGATCGCCCGGGCGTCGACGGACAGCGACGGCGACGGCATTCCCGACTACTACGAGGAGCTCTTCGGACTGGACAAGGACAACCCTGCCGACGGCAAGACCAAAACACTCGACCCGAAGGGGCTCTATACGAACCTGGAGGTCTACCTGCACTATCTCGTGCGCGACATCACCGCCGCACAGGTCAAGAACGGAACCTATACGGAGTTGAAATAG
- a CDS encoding pectinesterase family protein, whose protein sequence is MKQAFLLAICMLLTVTSFGGPLRVFLIGDSTCATKNLAKQNPERGWGQMLQPLFDASVTVENHAANGRSTKSFRAEGRWDRVFGALQAGDYLFIQFGHNDKKAQDSTRYSTPAQYAANLCRYIREARSKGAVPVLLTPIVRRHFSGSQLDDTHGAYLDAMRQVAAEERVPLIDAERLTRTWVAALGDEASKSFYMWVAKGVCPLYPDGRQDNSHLNVRGARTVARMIAAELPQAVPELGERLVPSDFTVAQDGSGDFFTLTEAVAAVPDFGRDTTRIVICEGTYREKISIPATKRLVALSGRGEVRVTWDDYAAKIGPTGRPLGTSGSSTLYFGGDGWTVRGITFENAAGRVGQAVAVQCLATDLRFIGCRFLGNQDTLYLYGEGNRDGETVTENARIRFDACYIEGTTDFIFGSAAALFRRCEIRSKADSYITAASTCRGQRCGLIFEECRLTADEGVTACWLGRPWRDYAQTVFLRCHLGPHIRPEGWHDWNKPHARRTAFYGEYASEGPGAAGPRVGWAHRLSARKAAGIVAAFEH, encoded by the coding sequence ATGAAGCAAGCTTTTCTACTGGCAATCTGCATGTTGTTGACGGTGACGTCATTCGGGGGCCCGTTGCGGGTCTTCCTGATCGGCGACTCGACGTGTGCGACCAAGAATCTCGCGAAGCAGAATCCCGAACGGGGCTGGGGACAGATGTTACAGCCGCTGTTCGACGCATCGGTTACGGTCGAGAACCATGCCGCCAACGGCCGCTCCACGAAGTCGTTCCGGGCCGAAGGGCGCTGGGACCGGGTCTTCGGGGCATTGCAGGCCGGGGATTACCTCTTCATCCAGTTCGGGCACAACGACAAGAAGGCGCAGGACTCCACGCGCTATTCCACGCCGGCTCAGTATGCCGCAAATCTCTGCCGCTACATCCGCGAAGCCCGCTCGAAGGGGGCCGTTCCGGTGCTGCTGACGCCGATCGTGCGTCGACACTTTTCCGGATCGCAACTCGATGATACGCACGGTGCCTACCTCGATGCCATGCGGCAGGTGGCTGCCGAGGAGCGTGTCCCGCTGATCGACGCCGAACGGCTGACCCGGACGTGGGTTGCGGCCCTCGGCGACGAGGCCTCGAAGTCCTTCTACATGTGGGTTGCGAAGGGTGTCTGCCCGCTCTATCCTGACGGCCGTCAGGACAATAGCCATCTCAATGTCCGCGGGGCCCGCACCGTGGCGCGGATGATTGCGGCCGAACTGCCGCAGGCGGTTCCGGAGCTCGGTGAACGGCTCGTACCGTCGGACTTCACGGTGGCGCAGGACGGCTCGGGGGACTTCTTCACGCTCACGGAGGCCGTTGCTGCCGTTCCGGATTTCGGGCGCGACACGACGCGGATCGTCATCTGCGAGGGGACCTACCGCGAAAAGATCTCGATCCCGGCGACGAAGCGGCTGGTGGCACTCTCGGGCCGTGGCGAGGTGCGGGTGACGTGGGACGACTACGCCGCGAAGATCGGCCCGACGGGTCGGCCGCTCGGGACGTCGGGATCGTCGACCCTCTACTTCGGGGGCGACGGCTGGACGGTGCGCGGCATCACCTTCGAGAACGCGGCCGGCCGGGTCGGGCAGGCCGTGGCGGTGCAGTGCCTGGCTACGGACCTCCGTTTCATCGGCTGCCGCTTCCTGGGCAATCAGGATACGCTCTACCTCTACGGCGAGGGCAACCGCGACGGCGAGACCGTCACGGAGAATGCCCGGATCCGCTTCGATGCGTGCTATATCGAGGGGACGACCGACTTTATTTTCGGGTCGGCGGCGGCGCTGTTCCGGCGTTGCGAGATCCGTTCGAAGGCCGACTCCTACATTACGGCGGCCTCGACCTGCCGCGGGCAGCGCTGCGGACTGATCTTCGAGGAGTGCCGCCTGACGGCCGACGAAGGGGTGACGGCCTGCTGGTTGGGGCGTCCGTGGCGGGACTATGCGCAGACGGTCTTCCTGCGCTGCCACTTGGGGCCCCATATCCGTCCCGAGGGGTGGCACGACTGGAACAAGCCCCACGCCCGGCGGACGGCTTTTTACGGCGAATACGCTTCGGAAGGTCCCGGAGCCGCCGGCCCGAGGGTGGGCTGGGCGCACCGTCTCTCGGCCCGGAAGGCCGCCGGAATTGTCGCCGCATTCGAACACTGA